A stretch of the Filimonas lacunae genome encodes the following:
- a CDS encoding DUF4397 domain-containing protein, which produces MKKDIRLFCGLLMLLSISCKKIDSIPTSPITSITITNVINDGKGIKLINNLRDSAPTNDFKQFAIPSGVQKLYLYPLKDSLNPYYNQIKTLNNGEVYSLFLFGTVNAIDTIWQKENLPYYADSVFGVRFINLCYNSSAVNVTLDTSPAINEFSSVAYKSITSFKTYPGPYNISQYVFQVRDATTTTILTTLRLSTSRFKSITLVFRGMKGSTPATTSYGLLKVDNN; this is translated from the coding sequence ATGAAAAAAGACATTCGCTTATTCTGTGGATTATTAATGTTACTATCTATTTCATGTAAAAAGATAGATTCTATTCCTACCAGTCCTATTACTTCCATCACTATTACTAATGTAATTAATGACGGGAAGGGTATAAAATTGATTAACAACCTTCGTGACAGTGCTCCTACCAATGACTTTAAGCAATTTGCTATTCCTTCTGGAGTCCAAAAACTGTACCTATATCCACTGAAAGATTCATTAAATCCATACTATAATCAAATCAAGACATTGAATAACGGCGAAGTTTATTCCTTGTTCTTGTTTGGTACAGTTAATGCAATAGATACAATCTGGCAGAAGGAAAACCTTCCTTATTATGCAGACAGCGTGTTCGGCGTCAGATTTATTAACCTTTGTTACAATTCATCGGCAGTCAATGTCACTTTGGATACATCCCCTGCCATAAATGAATTCTCTTCTGTAGCCTACAAATCAATTACATCTTTTAAAACCTATCCAGGACCTTACAATATTTCGCAATACGTTTTTCAGGTTCGTGATGCAACAACTACAACAATATTAACTACATTGAGACTTTCAACTTCAAGATTTAAAAGTATAACCCTCGTCTTTAGAGGTATGAAAGGATCTACTCCAGCTACGACTTCTTATGGATTGCTTAAAGTAGATAATAACTAA
- a CDS encoding phosphoadenosine phosphosulfate reductase family protein: MSRVRHVLGISGGKDSAALAVYIKSKYPALDIEFYSCDTGKELEETYQLINNLEVYLGIKIKLLQAAGNSSEDPFDHFLKMYGGFLPSSNSRWCTKKLKLEPFEKYVGTDPVVSYVGIRGDEDREGYISTKKNIQSIFPFRKNIWSEDVIAKVLSNQNIEQVQSFAREIDFGRSQDKVSQLLVKKVEPAFTQVQKLEALLEADVKGFNHLVFAFLKTTEYPLATEAHFPLLDNEDVLVRDDIFRILRESGVGVPAYYNKIDFGINGKTGQYARSRSGCYFCFFQQKIEWIWLYEQHPEMYKKAMEYEKDGYTWCQSESLAELIEPARMEKIKMEYLKRMERASSKVQSPYLIDILEEAEGVGCASCFI; this comes from the coding sequence ATGAGTAGAGTGAGGCATGTATTAGGGATTTCAGGCGGCAAAGACAGTGCAGCGCTGGCAGTGTATATCAAAAGCAAATACCCTGCGTTGGATATAGAATTCTATTCTTGCGATACGGGTAAAGAATTAGAAGAAACCTACCAGCTGATTAATAATTTAGAGGTATACCTGGGTATTAAAATAAAACTATTACAGGCTGCTGGAAACAGCTCGGAAGATCCGTTTGATCATTTTCTAAAAATGTATGGCGGCTTTTTACCCTCTTCCAACTCCCGCTGGTGCACCAAGAAACTAAAGCTAGAGCCTTTTGAAAAGTATGTAGGCACTGATCCCGTGGTTTCGTATGTAGGTATTCGCGGCGATGAAGACAGGGAAGGTTATATCTCTACCAAGAAGAATATCCAGTCGATTTTTCCTTTTAGGAAGAACATCTGGAGTGAAGATGTGATAGCCAAGGTATTGTCGAACCAAAACATAGAGCAGGTACAGTCCTTTGCCAGGGAGATAGATTTTGGCAGAAGCCAGGATAAGGTATCGCAACTACTGGTAAAAAAAGTAGAGCCTGCTTTCACCCAGGTGCAAAAGTTGGAAGCGCTACTGGAAGCAGACGTAAAAGGCTTTAATCATTTAGTGTTCGCCTTTTTGAAAACCACAGAATACCCATTGGCTACGGAAGCGCATTTTCCTTTACTGGATAATGAAGATGTGCTGGTAAGAGATGACATCTTCCGGATTTTACGGGAAAGCGGTGTAGGGGTACCAGCTTACTATAACAAAATTGATTTTGGCATCAATGGCAAAACGGGCCAATATGCCCGCAGCCGCTCCGGATGCTACTTCTGCTTTTTCCAACAAAAGATAGAATGGATTTGGCTATACGAGCAGCACCCAGAGATGTATAAAAAAGCCATGGAATATGAAAAAGATGGCTATACCTGGTGCCAAAGCGAAAGCCTGGCGGAGCTGATAGAACCCGCCCGTATGGAAAAGATTAAAATGGAATACCTCAAAAGAATGGAGCGCGCTTCCTCCAAAGTGCAATCGCCCTACCTGATTGACATTTTAGAAGAAGCCGAAGGCGTAGGTTGCGCTAGTTGTTTTATATAA
- a CDS encoding helix-turn-helix transcriptional regulator translates to MNRIRVVLAELNVKNKWLADKLGKNQATVSQWCNNARQPSVETLFDIAEVLEVDVRMLLVSSKENG, encoded by the coding sequence ATGAATAGGATTAGAGTAGTATTGGCAGAGCTAAATGTAAAAAACAAGTGGCTGGCTGATAAACTTGGCAAAAACCAGGCAACGGTCTCCCAATGGTGCAATAATGCGCGGCAACCATCGGTAGAAACCTTGTTTGACATTGCGGAGGTGTTGGAGGTAGACGTAAGAATGCTATTGGTTTCCTCCAAAGAGAATGGGTAA
- a CDS encoding thioredoxin family protein, with protein sequence MKFTGVLILCFGLFFYGFSQGSCNVNFVKESRWEQILKKAKEENKNIFIDCVASWCGPCKRMDKFVYTDCKISDYVNERYIAIKLQFDSTTNDDESVRAMYSLAEEINRKYIIAAYPTFLFFSPKGELLHKDIGGREPNGFKSLLSEASDSSKQFYTLLKRYDNRKLDPREMMQLSKMATRLHLSKKSKIIAYDYIDNWLMKQPDSIILHPSNIAFMGDYINSSNKKAYSFFRKKHNTINTAMRDSGYVRSVYNRIINEEYILPELYITPFLGSDKRVFKSSTPDWELMYKKIRKQYDTSYTNWNILFAKIDWYREQALWENLGKVYVEYFNRYGVNTSSLILSMGVNTVCWDVIFKHVNDVGVLNKSTEWMAQVLKAQPDVPEFIDTYANLLYKVGKQQQALVMQEKAVSIAQNKESYIENLNKMKSGIPTWKNSK encoded by the coding sequence ATGAAGTTTACAGGAGTGCTTATACTATGCTTTGGTTTATTCTTTTACGGTTTTAGTCAGGGCTCATGCAATGTTAATTTTGTAAAAGAGTCGAGATGGGAACAAATTCTTAAGAAGGCTAAAGAGGAGAATAAAAATATATTTATCGATTGTGTAGCCAGTTGGTGCGGACCATGCAAGAGAATGGACAAATTTGTGTACACTGACTGCAAGATATCGGATTATGTGAATGAAAGGTATATCGCTATCAAATTACAATTTGATAGCACTACCAATGACGACGAATCTGTACGTGCGATGTACAGTTTAGCCGAGGAAATCAATCGAAAATACATAATTGCTGCCTATCCCACCTTCCTATTCTTTTCTCCTAAAGGGGAATTGCTGCATAAAGATATCGGAGGAAGAGAGCCAAACGGATTTAAATCCTTGTTATCCGAAGCTTCAGATTCAAGTAAGCAGTTCTATACACTTTTAAAACGATACGACAACCGGAAGCTGGATCCGCGTGAAATGATGCAACTTTCTAAAATGGCTACCCGGCTTCACTTGAGTAAAAAATCAAAAATTATAGCCTACGATTATATTGACAATTGGTTGATGAAGCAGCCGGATAGTATAATATTACATCCTTCCAACATCGCTTTTATGGGTGATTATATTAACTCTTCTAATAAGAAAGCTTACTCCTTCTTCAGAAAAAAACATAATACTATCAATACAGCCATGAGAGATTCAGGCTATGTAAGATCAGTATATAATAGAATTATCAATGAGGAATACATATTACCTGAATTATATATCACCCCCTTCTTGGGTTCAGACAAAAGAGTATTTAAATCGTCTACTCCAGATTGGGAACTGATGTATAAAAAAATTAGAAAACAATACGACACCAGTTATACCAATTGGAATATTCTATTTGCTAAAATTGATTGGTATAGAGAACAGGCGCTTTGGGAAAATTTAGGAAAGGTGTACGTGGAATATTTCAATAGATATGGCGTAAACACCTCTTCTCTTATTTTAAGTATGGGGGTGAATACTGTTTGCTGGGATGTTATATTTAAACACGTAAATGATGTAGGGGTTTTAAATAAGTCCACTGAATGGATGGCTCAGGTGCTTAAAGCTCAACCTGACGTTCCTGAATTTATTGACACTTATGCTAATTTACTGTATAAGGTGGGAAAGCAACAACAGGCATTGGTTATGCAGGAGAAAGCCGTATCAATAGCTCAAAACAAAGAAAGCTATATTGAAAACTTAAATAAAATGAAATCTGGTATTCCTACCTGGAAAAATTCAAAATAA
- a CDS encoding DUF4007 family protein, producing MSELTIDTIKHTFSGHDSFPCRQLWLKKGYDYVQEQRSFNDEEAVVKLGVGKNMVSAIRYWMKAFNIIDNKDVPTEFGTRLFDNETGYDPYLEDEASLWLLHYQLVKGGMASIYSIMFNEFRREKLFFTRETFLNYLRRTQEITPILNFNENTIAKDFNVFINMYKGDAQNGDIEDSYSGILSEIGLLKTVGRGKDEQFQIENNERYSLPEAVVLYAILDNGNYGNAISLDTLEHTKNSPGVIFALNRSGLMNKIEGIASGHKNITFTDHAGIKELQLKNKLNAYSILDKYYGK from the coding sequence ATGAGCGAATTAACGATAGATACCATCAAGCATACTTTTTCTGGACACGACTCCTTTCCCTGTAGGCAGCTTTGGCTGAAAAAAGGCTATGATTATGTGCAGGAACAGCGTTCTTTTAACGACGAAGAGGCCGTGGTAAAGTTAGGAGTGGGTAAAAACATGGTGTCGGCTATCCGGTATTGGATGAAAGCATTTAACATCATTGACAACAAGGATGTGCCTACTGAATTTGGAACAAGGCTGTTTGACAATGAAACCGGCTATGACCCTTACTTGGAAGATGAGGCTAGCTTATGGTTATTGCATTACCAGCTAGTAAAAGGGGGCATGGCTTCTATCTACAGTATCATGTTTAATGAATTTAGAAGGGAAAAGCTGTTTTTTACCAGGGAAACGTTTTTGAACTACTTAAGAAGAACACAAGAAATTACCCCTATCCTCAATTTTAATGAAAATACGATAGCGAAGGACTTTAATGTTTTTATTAACATGTATAAAGGGGACGCGCAAAATGGTGATATTGAGGATAGTTATTCTGGAATATTGTCGGAAATTGGCTTGCTGAAAACGGTGGGAAGGGGCAAAGACGAGCAGTTTCAGATTGAAAATAATGAGCGGTACAGTTTGCCGGAGGCAGTAGTGCTGTATGCAATATTGGATAATGGCAACTATGGAAATGCGATAAGCCTGGATACATTGGAACATACTAAAAACAGTCCGGGTGTCATTTTCGCTTTAAACCGCTCGGGCTTGATGAATAAGATAGAAGGGATAGCGAGTGGGCATAAAAACATCACGTTTACCGATCACGCAGGTATTAAGGAATTGCAATTGAAGAACAAACTGAACGCTTACTCAATTTTAGACAAATATTATGGCAAATAA